TGCATTCACTCACCCCAGTCACTGACTTGAGTCAGCTTCTGGGGATTGTCTATCTGCAATTTGAAATCTATTGGCTATAACAATTAATTGATGAACTAATCGTCGCCTTTGAGCTTCTTACGCTGAACATACAAAACGGCCGCTTCGCGCACGAAGGTGGCGCAAATAGTCGCTTTGTAGTTCTGCTCCAAATCATCCGCGATGGCGTTCAGTTCTTCTTTGCTTGAACGGTACGGACGCAGGGCGTTATAGATATCCAACACCTTGTCATCCGGTACAGCAGTCAGCTCAGCAGCACGTTCAAAGTTCATGGCCAACAGCGGACGACCTGCGTCTTTGGCAATAGAGGCTTGAATGCGCAGGATTTCAGGCGTGATACGCAAATCCTGTGAGGTGACACTGCCGTTCAACACGTTCGCCAACGTCAGATCATCCAGTGTTTTGTTGGTGGCGGTTTTTACCCATTCAGGGTGCTTATTCGCCAACGGATAATCAGAGACTTTGGCATCACTGCGCGTACTGGCCGCCGGTGCTGGACAGGCTGCTGCCGGTGTTTGGCCTTGCAAGCTGTTCATCTTGTTCAGCACATCGCGAACCATGGATTCAATAGCTTCGGAATTCATTGTGTTTTCCTTTGTTAAAGCGCCACCCGGAGTTCCTGAGGATTCTTGCCGGTCACCACATATTTGGTTTCTTTAATGTGCAGAATCGCTGATTTAGCCTGATATTTTGGCCGCGCCATTTGGTCATTCAGGGTCGGAACCGGTTGTGGTGATTCCCGTTTGGCATAACGCGCCGCGTTTTTGCCAATCTGGCGGTAGGTTTCCAGCGTCAACAGTGGCGCTTGTGGGAACAACTCCAAATTGGACAGCGGCGGCAAACCTTGCTGATGAATGACCGTTGTGCCTTTAGATTGAATACCGATAGAGATACCGGAACCGCTCAAGCGGTTACCTTCAACCGCGACAAAGGCCACGTCGGAGGATTTAAAGCAGCGGATAACCCGCGCCTTGATCCCTTCTTCTTCGATACCGGCAATCACTTCACGCAAGATGTTTTTGTGCGGTATCCCAACGATGTTGGCGGTTTGCGACAGACCAAATGCTGGCCCCACCGCAATGATCACTTCATCCTGATTATTGCCAGGGCGGGCTTCACCCACTTCAGTGAGGAAATCGCCAGAGGCCACGGCGGTTGATGCGGCCGCAGGCTGGGACGGTTGCTTAAAGGAGACGGTATTGTTGTCTCCTTGCATTTCCTGCAATACGCCTTCGATAATTTGGCGTAACAGTTTTTCGTTAATATCCACCATCTCGTGAACCCCTTAGCCAAGCTCATTCGGATCAAGCGCGTTTGGAATGTTTTTGATCTCTTCCCAACGTGCACCTTCCAGCCGATAACCCGTCGCTGGACCCGCGTAGTCATTGACGTCATTCACCGCTGACAGGACTTGATTGTCACCTTTGATGATCGCCGAGGTGTGCAGGTAGTCACCGGCAATTTTGGCTTTCTGGATGTTGAGCATGTCTTGCGCCACATCTTCAAAACCGCCTTGTGCCAACGCTTTAACCACTTCCAGACCGGTGCGGTTTTTGCTGATGATTTCCTGAGCGAACTTGATGTCTTCGACGATGTTACGTTCCGGCATATCTTTCGAGCCGTGCGCATAGGTCGCCGCAATCACTTCTTCGTCAGTGATTGGTGGCAAGCCCATACCGGCAAAGACAGCTTGTAAGGCACGCGCGGCTTTATTACGGATCGCCACGACGTCAGCTTCCAACACCGGACGCAGACCGCCGTCGACTTTCAGGTCGCGCTGCATCACGTTGTAGTCGTCAAAATCTTCGGCATCTTCGTTAGAACCCGCGAACATATTGTCGTAGTTCGGCACGGCGGAATAACCGGAGGAGATAAAGTCAGTACCCGGCAGGAACTGCATCAGCAGGCGAGCGGTACGACGCATATCAGAGTGGGTAAAGGTTTGGTCGTTACTGGACGCACATTCCAAGTCCAACGCCGAGCAAATCAGGTTTTCTGCCAAAATGGCGCGAATGCCTGATGGCACAGCAGAAGGCACACCGACGCAGCTTACCGAGCCGTTTTGCAGCCCTTGAACGCCCGCCGCTTTGGTGATGTAAATACAGCGCGCTTCCAGATACAGCATGGATTTGCCTTCGGCGTAGCCCATTTGTACTTCAGAGCCAGAACCGGAGGTAAAGCGCATTTTCAAACCGCGTGATGCATAGGACGAGGCGAGGAAGCCTTTCGACCATGGCGTGTCATCGCCATCGGTAAATACCGGCTCAGTCCCATAAACCGAAATGGTTTCGGCATAACAGGTATGGCCCAACATCCCCAGTTTCAGCTCAGTGGCTTCTTCCAGTGAACATTGTGTCAACACGCCGGGGCGGCCAACTTGCGAACCCACTAACAGTGCAATGGCATTAAACGGCGCATAACGGGCCACGGCCACGGTCGTTTCTTGCTCATCGAAGCCACGGAACGCGCCTTCTGCGGCATCAGCAGCAATCTGCACGGGGTTATCTTTCACGTTAGTGACGTGAGCTTGTTGTGATGGGGTACGACGTGCGCGCATTTTCTGCATCGACATCATCATTTCCACCACGTTCATATGGGAAACCACTTCGACGATTTTGGCCGGTGTCATGGCGGTCGTCAGAGGCACGATGGTGCGGCGTGACACATTCGGATCACACAGCATATTGGCCAGTTTGATGGAGTCCATTTTCATCACTTCTTCCGCGTGCGCGAGGTTGATACCGTAGCGGGCGATAAAGTGATCGATCAGGTCGAAACTGCTTTGTGGCTTGCCATCTAGCTCAGTCACCACGCCGTTTTCGATCTTGATGGAGGGTTTGGGATCGTTCGGGCTTTCCATGGCAATAAAGCCTTCTTCGATCCACTCTTTGACAAAGCCGTCCTGATTAACCGGGCGTTTCGCCAACGCTTCAAATCTTTTCGATTTCATGAAACAGCCTCACTGTGGCGTCAGATATAAGAAGGGCGGTCGTTTTTCGGTTCAGCGCCTAAGGTGCCTAATACCGTTTTGCCAATCTCACGGGCAGAAATCACTGCCTGACGAACTGCGCCAGAATCGCCGGAGATAACCAGAATGACTTCGTTACTGAAGCTGGTGCCTTGTGCCGGTGAGCTGTAAGCCACCACGTCAACGTTGGCAGATTTCACGGCGGTATCAGCCATCAACACGCCAATCGATGCAGGCGCGCCAACAATCACGCCGCAAGAACGGCCCAGCGGTGCACCAAAGGCTTTTTCTAACGCATGGCTCGCACGGGCGCTGTATTGCAGTTCAATGTGGCCGGCTTCATTGGCGTAAACATCGCCGAAAGTCCGGTCCAACTCTTTCAGGGCCACTTCCACGGCACGTTTCACATCAGACACATCGTCACCACCGAAGATAATCAGCGAGCCATGACCTGCGCCGCCTTTGGTATCACGGGGTAATTCGATGCTGACCACTTCGGTATTGGTGGCTTTAACGGCTTCATCAGCCGCCATGATGTGCGGGCCTGCGCCAGTACGCGCGCCCAAAATGCCAATGGAGCGATAGCGTTTTTCCAGCTTCATTGCGTCCAGTAGGGCGGTATCCACGTTGGCGATAACCAGTCCGACGGTGTCACCAATCGCGGTACCAACAAATTCCGTTAAACTGCAAGTTTTCTCAGCCATAGCCGTATCTCGTTGTTTATGGGCGGGTTGCGTAGAAGACGCCGGAGCGTGTTCACTGACTTTAGCGATTACCTGCGCCATGATTTGGTCGACCAGGTCATTGCTCTTCATTCGTTATGTCCCTTTGGTGAGCGGCTTTTCGGTAAAAAAGCCTCGACATCGGTGTGTGGGCGCGGGATCACATGGGTGGATTTCACTTCACCCACTTTGGCGGCTGCGCTTGCACCGGCATCGGTGGCGGCTTTTACTGCCCCAACATCACCCCGTACGATGACGGTGACGAGGCCAGAGCCAATTTTTTCGTAGCCGACTAAGGTCACATTGGCCGATTTCACCATGGTGTCTGCGGCTTCAATGGCGGCGGTCAACCCTTTGGTTTCCACCATTCCTAGTGCTTCTTGTTGCATAAATACCTCGACGAAATATCAGTTACCTTGTTTAGGCTTGAATAGACATGTTCGGAATAGGTGCTGCTGTGTTTAGCGTTCAGTTCGTCATGCTTAAATATTGAATTGTCAGGTTCGTGCTGAGGACGAATATACAAACAAGTGATGAAAAAGAATGGCTGTATTGAATTTACTGGCGGGAATGGTTAGTGACTAAATAACACATTATTGTCATAGAAATAGGATAATTGGGTGTTTTATCAGAAGATTTTACTGTTCTGCCATGACAATAACTGGTGATTGGATATTCAGAATTGAAATTTAGTGAGTGACAGATAACATTGATTTTGATAAACGCGCGCCTGCCCGGTAAATAGAATGCGGTTTGCTTTTTATTTAAAAAAAGGAAGGCTATTTTTAATGAAAGGGGAAATTGAAGAGGTCTTTGGCGCAAAAATGCGAGCCTGATAACAATAACGGAAAGAATAAAAAGCAATAAAGTCATATACGCCAACAAAGTATAAAAGTGCCTATTAACAGGGTATTGCTGGGTATTTTTACTGTCATGATGACAATAATTTGCTATCAAAAGTCTAGTTTTTGTTTAATGAATGCTAAATCACGACAACACTTTTATTTTGTGTCTCTTTATAGTGGTTCAGTCAAGGGCCGTGCACTTATTCATCTATGTGAAGTCAGTGAACACATTTAAGCTGCTCATTAACCTTAAGTTGTTCATTGATGGAAAATAGATTGATCATAATAATCACAAGCAGGGTAACTCTATGAATGACTCACTCAAGGCTCAGTGTATTGCAGAATTTCTCGGTACTGGGCTATTTTTGTTTTTTGGTATTAGCTGTCTGGCAGCACTCAAGGTGGCCGGAGCCAGCTTCGGCTTGTGGGAAATTTGCATCGTGTGGGGGCTGGGGATTTCATTGGCCGTCTACCTGACGGCTGGCATTTCCGGCGCGCATCTCAACCCTGCCATTACCATTGCTTTATGGCTTTTTGCGTGCTTCCCAGGCCGTAAAGTGATTCCTTATTCTATCGCACAGATTGCCGGCGCATTTGGTGGGGCGGCATTGTCTTATTTGTTGTACCACAACTTATTCACTGATTTTGAAACGGCACATCAGATGGTTCGTGGCAGTGTCGAAAGCCTACAGTTAGCCAGTATTTTCAGTACCTTCCCATCACCAGCAATCAGTGTGTGGCAGGCTGCCTTCGTTGAAATCGTGATTACCTCGATTCTTATGGGGCTGATCATGGCGCTGACAGATGATGGTAATGGCGTACCTCGCGGCGCGTTAGGGCCATTGTTAATTGGTATTTTGGTGGCGGTGATCGGGGCATCGACTGGTCCATTAACCGGATTTGCCATGAATCCAGCCCGTGATTTTGGCCCTAAAATTTTCACCTTCCTCGCCGGTTGGGGAAAAATCTCGATGACTGGCGGCCGCGAAATTCCTTATTTCATCGTGCCGATCATCGCGCCGATTATTGGTGCTTGTTTAGGGGCGGCAGTCTATCGTGTTTTCATCGGCAAAAATCTGGCATGCAATGCCTGTAAATTAGAAGATGAAGAAGCTACCCATTAGTGATTGAGCGCCATCTTAATAACGTAACGTCATTTTAGTCCCATGACGTTATCGCTAAGAGGCGAGAAAGAGAGAAGCCAGCGTGTTTCCTCATCTTACGATGACAACCCTAAAGTAGGATGAGGAAATTTCGTGATCTATTTCGGTTAATGAACGTATTGTCGTCCCTTATTGATGGTGATTCTGATAAAGTGAATTGTTATTTTTTCATTTTTCTTCAGGGTTAACCTTCACGGGGAAATAGATTTTTGACCTTAGCGAATGGGAATGAAAATACAACAATGCATTAACATATTAAATAAAACAGGGATGATTTATCGCAACAAAAAACTTTATAACAATAAATTAAAATTCACTGAGAGGTTTTATCATGATTTCTGCCAGTTCTCTAAACTCAGAGCTCATAAATAAAATCGCGCAGGATTTTGCTCAGGCAACGGGCCTCGCCGTCGTTGTGGTCAATATTCACGGTGAAGAGATTTCCGACTTATTCAATTTCACACCATTTTGCCAATTGATGCGCCAAGATCCGGTTAATCATCTTCGCTGTCGAATGAGTGATCGTTGTGGTG
The window above is part of the Yersinia massiliensis genome. Proteins encoded here:
- a CDS encoding propanediol/glycerol family dehydratase medium subunit — its product is MDINEKLLRQIIEGVLQEMQGDNNTVSFKQPSQPAAASTAVASGDFLTEVGEARPGNNQDEVIIAVGPAFGLSQTANIVGIPHKNILREVIAGIEEEGIKARVIRCFKSSDVAFVAVEGNRLSGSGISIGIQSKGTTVIHQQGLPPLSNLELFPQAPLLTLETYRQIGKNAARYAKRESPQPVPTLNDQMARPKYQAKSAILHIKETKYVVTGKNPQELRVAL
- the pduA gene encoding propanediol utilization microcompartment protein PduA translates to MQQEALGMVETKGLTAAIEAADTMVKSANVTLVGYEKIGSGLVTVIVRGDVGAVKAATDAGASAAAKVGEVKSTHVIPRPHTDVEAFLPKSRSPKGHNE
- the pduF gene encoding propanediol diffusion facilitator PduF; its protein translation is MNDSLKAQCIAEFLGTGLFLFFGISCLAALKVAGASFGLWEICIVWGLGISLAVYLTAGISGAHLNPAITIALWLFACFPGRKVIPYSIAQIAGAFGGAALSYLLYHNLFTDFETAHQMVRGSVESLQLASIFSTFPSPAISVWQAAFVEIVITSILMGLIMALTDDGNGVPRGALGPLLIGILVAVIGASTGPLTGFAMNPARDFGPKIFTFLAGWGKISMTGGREIPYFIVPIIAPIIGACLGAAVYRVFIGKNLACNACKLEDEEATH
- the pduB gene encoding propanediol utilization microcompartment protein PduB — translated: MKSNDLVDQIMAQVIAKVSEHAPASSTQPAHKQRDTAMAEKTCSLTEFVGTAIGDTVGLVIANVDTALLDAMKLEKRYRSIGILGARTGAGPHIMAADEAVKATNTEVVSIELPRDTKGGAGHGSLIIFGGDDVSDVKRAVEVALKELDRTFGDVYANEAGHIELQYSARASHALEKAFGAPLGRSCGVIVGAPASIGVLMADTAVKSANVDVVAYSSPAQGTSFSNEVILVISGDSGAVRQAVISAREIGKTVLGTLGAEPKNDRPSYI
- the pduC gene encoding propanediol dehydratase large subunit PduC; this encodes MKSKRFEALAKRPVNQDGFVKEWIEEGFIAMESPNDPKPSIKIENGVVTELDGKPQSSFDLIDHFIARYGINLAHAEEVMKMDSIKLANMLCDPNVSRRTIVPLTTAMTPAKIVEVVSHMNVVEMMMSMQKMRARRTPSQQAHVTNVKDNPVQIAADAAEGAFRGFDEQETTVAVARYAPFNAIALLVGSQVGRPGVLTQCSLEEATELKLGMLGHTCYAETISVYGTEPVFTDGDDTPWSKGFLASSYASRGLKMRFTSGSGSEVQMGYAEGKSMLYLEARCIYITKAAGVQGLQNGSVSCVGVPSAVPSGIRAILAENLICSALDLECASSNDQTFTHSDMRRTARLLMQFLPGTDFISSGYSAVPNYDNMFAGSNEDAEDFDDYNVMQRDLKVDGGLRPVLEADVVAIRNKAARALQAVFAGMGLPPITDEEVIAATYAHGSKDMPERNIVEDIKFAQEIISKNRTGLEVVKALAQGGFEDVAQDMLNIQKAKIAGDYLHTSAIIKGDNQVLSAVNDVNDYAGPATGYRLEGARWEEIKNIPNALDPNELG
- the pduE gene encoding propanediol dehydratase small subunit PduE, with protein sequence MNSEAIESMVRDVLNKMNSLQGQTPAAACPAPAASTRSDAKVSDYPLANKHPEWVKTATNKTLDDLTLANVLNGSVTSQDLRITPEILRIQASIAKDAGRPLLAMNFERAAELTAVPDDKVLDIYNALRPYRSSKEELNAIADDLEQNYKATICATFVREAAVLYVQRKKLKGDD